The following are encoded together in the Mammaliicoccus vitulinus genome:
- a CDS encoding ABC transporter permease yields the protein MKIVTEIFKEQFNNLPKIFKLAIYNMKSQYANHYLGVFWNILQPILQVTVYYLVFGLGLRGDASAQVVGVPFLVHLISGLFPWLFISQGINTGAAAIQGNVGLLSKMRFPSSIFISIALTNNMINLMITSSILFVISLVNGYVPWWHYFWFIYFLIASYAIIFGISLIMSTLIIVIRDTKNLLQNVIRMLFFMTPIFWAMEEAHGILQKLASLNPFAYLVGVYRTAFVHGNVSIYGQWHDHLYFWLITIILLLIGSLIHSRFKRKLLDYL from the coding sequence ATGAAGATAGTTACTGAAATCTTTAAAGAACAATTTAATAATTTACCTAAAATTTTCAAACTTGCAATTTATAATATGAAAAGTCAATACGCCAATCATTATCTTGGCGTGTTTTGGAATATATTACAACCGATTTTACAAGTGACTGTTTATTATCTTGTGTTTGGTTTAGGTTTAAGAGGAGATGCTAGTGCACAAGTAGTGGGTGTACCATTTTTAGTACATTTAATATCAGGTCTCTTCCCTTGGTTATTTATTTCACAAGGAATTAATACTGGTGCAGCTGCCATACAAGGTAATGTGGGGCTTTTATCGAAGATGAGGTTCCCATCCTCAATATTTATCTCGATAGCATTAACGAACAATATGATTAATCTGATGATTACTTCATCAATACTATTTGTCATTTCACTTGTTAATGGTTATGTACCATGGTGGCACTATTTCTGGTTCATTTACTTTTTAATTGCATCTTATGCGATTATTTTTGGTATATCACTCATAATGAGTACTTTAATAATTGTCATTAGAGATACTAAAAATTTACTTCAAAATGTTATAAGAATGTTATTCTTTATGACACCTATTTTTTGGGCCATGGAAGAGGCGCATGGTATTTTGCAAAAATTAGCGAGCTTAAATCCATTTGCTTATTTAGTAGGTGTATATAGAACAGCATTTGTTCATGGAAATGTATCAATATATGGACAATGGCATGATCATTTATACTTTTGGTTAATTACAATTATATTATTGTTAATTGGTTCATTGATTCATTCAAGATTCAAAAGGAAATTACTAGACTACTTATAG
- a CDS encoding glycosyltransferase — translation MSSNKPTKLENNNALQTTKEELVNFDDKTKVEQLEEVLDIVEQDYMYGLYKLKKVKDYTNHHNYYKKVADESKLDFLDNHQQHISKLNDSNESRSFVKNKYKVGLIADEFLYNSFKDIGNIVYIDSEFTSLSNDMDVLIVATAWRGIDGSWTGLASVNSEKRRMLIEGIQKAKKLNIPIVFYSKEDPVNFHLYKDIATECDIILTSAEEVVDDYKAYCQNDNVHVLQFGINPHYHNPVGSRSQYNKSFKNDVIFAGSWTEKYPVRNQESARIFDELINNENDLTIIDRNLPLRRSRYQFPMKYIPFLTMPIDHNELMRLHKVYRWAVNVNSVKYSETMFANRIFELQAFGNLILSNYSVGVNNQFPNVFMINHKSDVAPIMNQYKEYEIEDMQAKSIRSVMRDSTTYHRLDEVLAHIDIKPTQQEQKVLVIVDQLTDKMNDILNRQLYVQFDVIEDKQKVDDISQFEFVTFMKDSIEYEEYYLEDLLSAFKYVDVDFVTKDQQHEAHQYIEEAKDKYLTMYHKNIVDENLNVSHSNNGYNLDQSEIYQDNLYGQNHQKKKLSVIIPIHNNGTYLEDKCMRSLRRSSIFDEMEIIFVNDGSTDSETISIINRLRRRFPDIVYYAYDQGSGSASRPRNKGAELATTEYMTYLDPDNEATGDGYATLLEEIEMNKDVDMVVGNIIKEDNKRRALFNYAGTVMKYNDGNLLIEDPKKYMKKCGLRAQSIQALVIKSNIIKDNEIQMIEGAAGQDTLFFQELMINSKKVKAVTDVIHMYYAAVSGSVTNSISKKLFDKYYALEIERIPFYEKHGLLNSYLEHRFNFYVKGWYLPRLEKVKADERKEAVERFLEIYSLYDQYKRPDDHDLIQYIENLKKEVQ, via the coding sequence ATGTCTTCAAATAAACCAACAAAGCTTGAAAACAACAATGCACTTCAAACAACGAAAGAAGAATTAGTTAACTTTGATGATAAAACTAAAGTTGAACAACTAGAAGAAGTGTTGGATATTGTGGAACAAGATTATATGTATGGATTATACAAATTGAAAAAAGTGAAAGATTATACGAATCATCATAACTATTATAAAAAAGTTGCTGATGAATCGAAATTAGATTTCCTTGATAATCATCAACAACACATTTCGAAATTAAACGATTCTAATGAATCGAGATCATTTGTGAAAAACAAATATAAAGTTGGATTAATCGCTGATGAATTTTTATATAACTCGTTTAAAGATATAGGTAATATCGTGTATATAGATAGTGAATTCACTTCGCTCAGTAACGATATGGATGTATTAATTGTTGCAACTGCTTGGAGAGGCATAGATGGCAGTTGGACAGGTCTAGCATCTGTTAATAGTGAGAAGAGAAGAATGCTAATAGAAGGTATTCAAAAGGCTAAAAAGCTAAATATTCCAATTGTATTTTATTCAAAAGAAGATCCGGTTAATTTCCATTTATACAAAGATATTGCAACGGAATGTGATATTATTTTAACTTCTGCTGAAGAGGTTGTAGATGATTACAAAGCATATTGTCAAAATGACAACGTTCATGTCCTTCAGTTTGGTATTAATCCTCATTATCATAATCCGGTTGGTTCTAGAAGCCAATATAATAAATCGTTTAAAAATGATGTTATATTTGCAGGAAGTTGGACTGAAAAATATCCAGTCAGAAACCAAGAATCAGCAAGGATTTTTGATGAGTTAATTAATAATGAAAATGATTTAACGATAATTGATAGAAATTTACCGTTAAGAAGATCCCGTTATCAGTTTCCAATGAAATATATTCCATTTTTAACAATGCCAATTGATCATAATGAGCTAATGAGATTACATAAAGTATATCGATGGGCAGTAAATGTAAATTCAGTTAAATATTCAGAAACAATGTTTGCTAACAGAATTTTTGAATTACAAGCTTTCGGTAATTTAATATTATCTAATTATTCAGTAGGTGTTAACAATCAATTTCCTAACGTATTCATGATTAATCATAAAAGTGATGTCGCTCCAATTATGAATCAATATAAAGAATATGAAATTGAAGATATGCAGGCGAAGAGCATTAGAAGTGTCATGAGAGACAGCACAACTTATCATAGATTAGATGAAGTCTTGGCGCATATAGATATTAAACCAACTCAACAAGAACAAAAAGTTTTAGTCATTGTAGATCAATTAACAGATAAAATGAATGATATATTGAATCGCCAACTATATGTACAGTTTGATGTAATTGAAGATAAACAAAAAGTAGATGACATAAGCCAATTTGAATTCGTTACTTTCATGAAAGATTCTATTGAATATGAAGAATATTATTTAGAAGATTTATTATCCGCTTTTAAATATGTTGATGTCGATTTTGTTACTAAAGATCAACAACACGAGGCGCACCAATATATCGAGGAAGCAAAAGATAAATATTTAACTATGTATCATAAAAATATTGTAGATGAAAATTTAAATGTATCTCATTCAAATAATGGATACAATTTAGACCAATCCGAAATTTACCAAGATAATTTATATGGTCAAAATCATCAAAAGAAAAAATTAAGTGTTATCATTCCTATTCATAATAATGGGACATACTTAGAAGACAAATGTATGCGTAGTTTAAGAAGGTCATCAATTTTTGATGAAATGGAAATTATTTTTGTTAATGATGGCAGTACGGATTCAGAAACAATTTCTATTATTAACAGATTGAGAAGAAGGTTCCCGGATATTGTGTATTACGCTTATGATCAAGGATCAGGCAGTGCATCAAGACCAAGAAATAAAGGGGCGGAACTTGCAACGACTGAATATATGACTTATCTTGATCCTGACAATGAAGCTACAGGTGATGGTTATGCAACATTATTAGAAGAAATTGAGATGAATAAAGATGTAGATATGGTTGTCGGAAATATTATTAAAGAAGACAATAAGCGTAGAGCGTTGTTTAATTATGCTGGAACAGTAATGAAATATAATGATGGAAATTTATTAATTGAAGATCCAAAGAAATACATGAAAAAATGTGGATTACGTGCACAAAGTATTCAAGCTTTAGTGATTAAATCGAATATTATTAAAGATAATGAAATACAAATGATTGAAGGTGCAGCAGGTCAGGATACGTTGTTCTTCCAAGAATTGATGATTAATTCTAAAAAAGTAAAAGCAGTTACGGATGTCATTCACATGTATTATGCAGCAGTGTCAGGTTCTGTAACGAATTCAATTTCTAAAAAATTATTTGATAAGTATTATGCATTAGAAATTGAAAGAATTCCATTTTATGAAAAACATGGACTGCTTAATTCATATTTAGAACATAGATTTAACTTCTATGTGAAAGGTTGGTATTTACCAAGACTTGAGAAAGTTAAGGCTGATGAAAGAAAAGAAGCGGTTGAAAGATTTTTAGAAATTTATAGTTTATATGATCAATATAAACGTCCAGATGATCACGATTTAATTCAATATATTGAAAATCTGAAAAAAGAAGTTCAGTAA
- a CDS encoding nucleotide sugar dehydrogenase yields MKLTTIGLGYIGLPTSIMFAKHGVDVVGVDINKEAVDKLNNGQIHIEEPGLQEAYEEVLSQNKFKASLTPEEADAFIIAVPTPNNDDQYESCDISLVMGAVESIVPFLEKGNTVIVESTIAPRTTDDHVKPYLESQGFEIGKDIFLVHCPERVLPGKILHELIHNNRIIGGITPACVEAGKEVYGTFVQGEMIETNAKTAEMSKLMENTYRDLNIALANELAMVCNQLDINVLEVIKMANKHPRVNIHLPGPGVGGHCLAVDPYFIIAKAPETTTLIQEGRRINRSMPQYVIEESKKILETLNGNKIVVFGLTYKGDVDDVRESPAFDIYNDLRKEENLIIEAYDPHVELGFVEKDVKKAVKDASLVLILSDHSEFKTLVDQDFDGMKDKIIFDTKNVVQTKFEQVKYYNYGNLYTFGKEVAYSFNK; encoded by the coding sequence ATGAAATTAACTACTATTGGTTTAGGATACATTGGATTACCAACCTCAATTATGTTTGCGAAACATGGTGTAGACGTTGTAGGTGTAGATATAAATAAAGAAGCAGTAGATAAATTAAATAATGGTCAAATTCATATTGAAGAGCCAGGTTTACAAGAAGCATATGAGGAAGTACTATCTCAAAATAAATTTAAAGCAAGTTTAACACCTGAAGAAGCTGATGCATTTATTATTGCAGTACCAACTCCAAATAATGATGATCAATATGAATCATGTGATATTTCATTAGTTATGGGTGCAGTAGAATCTATCGTTCCATTTTTAGAAAAAGGAAATACTGTAATTGTTGAATCGACAATTGCACCAAGAACTACAGATGATCATGTTAAACCATATCTTGAGAGCCAAGGTTTTGAAATTGGGAAAGATATATTTTTAGTACATTGTCCTGAAAGAGTGTTGCCAGGAAAAATATTACATGAATTGATTCATAATAATAGAATTATTGGTGGTATTACTCCGGCATGTGTCGAAGCGGGTAAAGAAGTTTATGGCACATTTGTTCAAGGCGAAATGATTGAAACAAACGCTAAGACAGCTGAAATGAGTAAGCTTATGGAAAATACTTATCGAGATTTAAATATAGCACTAGCGAATGAATTAGCTATGGTATGTAATCAATTAGATATCAATGTACTAGAAGTTATTAAAATGGCGAATAAACATCCTCGTGTAAACATTCATTTACCAGGCCCAGGTGTTGGTGGTCATTGTCTAGCAGTTGATCCATACTTTATTATTGCAAAAGCGCCAGAGACTACGACATTAATTCAAGAAGGCAGACGTATTAATCGCTCAATGCCTCAATATGTTATTGAAGAATCTAAAAAAATATTAGAAACATTAAATGGCAATAAAATAGTCGTATTTGGTTTAACTTACAAAGGAGATGTAGATGATGTAAGAGAGTCACCTGCATTCGATATTTATAATGATTTGAGAAAAGAAGAAAATCTGATTATTGAAGCTTATGATCCACACGTTGAATTAGGTTTTGTTGAAAAAGATGTTAAGAAAGCAGTTAAAGATGCCTCACTTGTCTTAATATTAAGCGACCATTCAGAATTTAAAACGTTAGTTGATCAAGACTTTGATGGCATGAAAGATAAAATTATATTTGATACTAAAAATGTTGTTCAAACTAAATTTGAACAAGTTAAGTATTATAACTACGGTAATTTATATACATTCGGAAAAGAAGTAGCGTATTCATTTAATAAGTAA
- a CDS encoding acyltransferase family protein — protein MQTKTINIERKFRPEIEGLRVVAALLVAIYHIWFGKVSGGVDVFFVVSGFLITTSIISKYNKEGSFKFLPYIKGLIKRLFPSVITVLLTTVVLSFFLLPQSILGKTIKEVIASLFYYQNWQLALSSTDYLNKDQMKTPVEHFWAMSIQGQFYIIWFLLFSLIFVIFKKKQNLKIINVMNLFLGTLFIVSLIYSIYLTQVNQPWAYFHTFTRVWEFSLGGLLAINLSKIKITSLMASIIGWLGLIGLILTGIIFNVSTMFPGYIALWPMLCAVFILVSGNHETKFGVKKFLGSSFMVKFGGLSFGLYLWHWVILSFYQYHNNERPGLVIGVGMILLSWLLSYLMTKYIEKPIRTASSDKISFKKLGIGLAINLFAVMALYFIVFNNPLEKEKVALSNDYPGAMAAEKQLNVKDDVDVIPEFSEIRNESPDSSKDKVHQKIGESKVLVGEYGKKENYDKTIALVGSSHAQHWLGALQTAAKEGNYRVLNMTKSGCVLTTQDSDKDCEDWNKNLIKEIEKQDIDLVVTTADSSTDVKGKVDPLQIKQFDNITATKTPIMAIRDNPRYEFNVPETLDKFGEEETIKKMNAKQRLPKVSKWNKLEEKPTNTKYIDYTPYFKENGKFVPIIGNVIVYMDKGHISNSYSKTFGPKLKEDIEKYFKELN, from the coding sequence ATGCAGACAAAGACAATCAATATAGAAAGAAAATTCAGACCAGAGATTGAAGGTTTAAGGGTCGTTGCTGCACTGTTAGTAGCAATTTATCATATATGGTTTGGGAAAGTATCGGGAGGGGTCGATGTATTCTTCGTAGTCTCAGGCTTTCTCATAACGACATCAATCATTTCCAAATATAATAAGGAAGGCTCTTTTAAATTCTTACCTTATATTAAAGGTTTAATAAAACGATTGTTTCCTTCAGTTATAACGGTGTTGCTCACGACGGTTGTATTGAGCTTTTTCTTATTACCACAATCCATATTAGGTAAAACGATAAAAGAAGTGATAGCATCATTGTTTTATTATCAAAATTGGCAATTAGCTTTATCGAGCACTGATTACTTAAATAAAGATCAAATGAAAACACCCGTAGAACATTTCTGGGCTATGTCTATACAAGGACAGTTTTATATCATCTGGTTCTTATTATTTAGTTTAATATTTGTCATATTTAAAAAGAAACAAAATTTAAAAATTATTAATGTCATGAATTTATTTTTAGGTACTTTATTTATTGTATCTTTGATCTATTCCATATATTTAACACAAGTAAATCAACCATGGGCATATTTCCATACATTTACAAGAGTTTGGGAATTTTCTTTAGGCGGATTGTTAGCAATTAATTTATCGAAAATTAAAATAACGAGTTTAATGGCTAGTATTATAGGTTGGCTTGGACTCATTGGCTTAATTTTAACGGGCATTATTTTCAACGTATCAACAATGTTCCCTGGATACATAGCATTATGGCCAATGCTGTGTGCAGTATTTATTCTCGTATCAGGAAATCATGAAACTAAATTTGGTGTTAAGAAATTTTTAGGATCATCATTTATGGTTAAATTTGGTGGGTTATCCTTTGGATTATACTTGTGGCATTGGGTTATCCTTTCATTTTATCAATATCACAACAATGAAAGACCTGGACTAGTAATAGGTGTTGGTATGATATTATTATCATGGTTATTATCATATTTAATGACTAAATATATCGAAAAACCGATACGAACTGCATCTTCTGATAAAATATCATTTAAAAAGTTAGGTATAGGATTAGCTATTAATTTATTTGCAGTAATGGCATTATATTTCATAGTGTTTAATAATCCGTTAGAGAAAGAAAAAGTTGCGCTTAGTAATGATTACCCAGGTGCAATGGCTGCAGAAAAACAACTCAACGTAAAAGATGATGTGGACGTCATACCAGAATTTTCGGAAATTAGAAATGAATCACCAGACTCATCTAAAGACAAAGTTCACCAAAAAATTGGAGAATCAAAAGTTTTAGTGGGGGAATATGGCAAAAAGGAAAATTATGATAAGACGATAGCATTAGTTGGTAGTTCTCATGCACAACATTGGCTTGGCGCTTTACAAACAGCTGCAAAAGAAGGCAATTATAGAGTGTTAAATATGACTAAGAGTGGTTGTGTACTCACAACGCAAGATAGTGATAAAGATTGTGAAGATTGGAATAAAAACTTAATCAAAGAAATTGAAAAACAAGACATAGATTTAGTTGTTACGACAGCGGATTCCAGTACAGATGTAAAAGGAAAAGTAGATCCATTACAGATTAAACAATTTGATAACATAACAGCAACAAAAACACCGATAATGGCGATAAGAGATAATCCACGTTATGAATTTAATGTTCCAGAGACATTAGACAAATTCGGTGAAGAAGAAACAATCAAAAAAATGAATGCAAAACAACGATTACCTAAAGTATCTAAATGGAATAAACTTGAAGAAAAGCCTACAAACACAAAATATATAGACTATACACCATACTTTAAAGAAAATGGTAAGTTTGTACCGATTATAGGAAATGTTATTGTTTATATGGATAAGGGCCATATCTCAAATAGCTATTCGAAAACATTTGGACCTAAATTAAAAGAAGATATTGAAAAATACTTTAAAGAACTCAATTAA
- a CDS encoding glycosyltransferase has product MKSFTFLVHNIYHMGGTTKSISNLANILSEKGHPVKIISVFKARQKPYFDLNEKIEITSIIEYNKTFKGLTNILMNRINKYTPMLKPKIIHPSEPGLHQFSSYIEKQIVREINNVDTDIIVGTRASYNLLIAEYAPNDVFKIGMEHMYLHAHDEQYQKDILRTYNKLDLVTTLTNEDQQDYQHGLSHTKVIIVPNILNEIKYDVEKHNVIVAAGRFEQEKGFDLLIESINYIQETMRENQYHVELYGDGQEKENYIQMIQQYGISDLIELKPTTNQLSKILAKSKITAVPSKVEGFGLVILEAMYQSNIVVSYKGCYGPEYLIENERNGYLIEQQNVKYYGNQLAYIMGNYNTDEIQKMIEQAQIRSMQFDGEAIYHQFIENINQYIQ; this is encoded by the coding sequence ATGAAGTCTTTTACATTTTTAGTTCACAATATATATCATATGGGCGGTACAACGAAATCAATTTCAAATTTGGCGAACATATTAAGTGAAAAAGGTCATCCTGTAAAAATTATTTCAGTTTTTAAAGCGAGACAAAAACCATACTTTGACTTGAATGAAAAAATTGAAATAACATCGATAATTGAATATAATAAAACATTTAAAGGATTAACTAATATATTGATGAATAGAATCAATAAATATACGCCTATGCTTAAACCGAAAATCATTCATCCATCTGAACCAGGATTACATCAATTTTCAAGCTATATAGAAAAACAAATTGTTCGAGAGATAAATAATGTTGATACAGATATTATTGTAGGTACTCGTGCAAGTTATAATTTACTCATTGCTGAATATGCACCTAATGATGTTTTTAAAATTGGTATGGAACATATGTATTTGCATGCCCATGATGAACAATATCAAAAAGATATTTTGCGCACTTATAATAAGCTAGACTTAGTTACAACATTAACAAACGAAGATCAGCAAGATTATCAACATGGTTTGTCTCATACAAAAGTTATAATCGTGCCAAATATACTTAATGAAATTAAATATGATGTTGAAAAGCACAATGTTATTGTGGCGGCTGGACGTTTTGAACAAGAAAAAGGATTTGATTTGTTAATTGAAAGTATTAACTATATACAAGAAACAATGAGGGAAAATCAATATCATGTAGAATTATATGGGGATGGACAAGAAAAAGAAAACTATATCCAAATGATTCAACAATATGGCATTAGCGATCTCATCGAATTAAAACCAACAACAAATCAACTTTCTAAAATACTAGCCAAAAGTAAAATCACTGCAGTTCCTTCAAAAGTTGAAGGATTTGGCTTAGTCATTTTAGAAGCAATGTACCAAAGCAATATTGTCGTAAGTTATAAAGGGTGTTATGGTCCAGAATATTTAATAGAAAATGAACGCAATGGCTATTTAATTGAACAACAAAATGTAAAATATTATGGCAATCAATTGGCATATATAATGGGAAATTATAATACTGATGAAATACAAAAAATGATTGAACAAGCTCAAATAAGAAGTATGCAATTTGATGGTGAAGCTATATATCATCAATTCATTGAAAATATTAATCAGTATATTCAATAG
- a CDS encoding CDP-glycerol glycerophosphotransferase family protein, translating into MIKVIDFHEQLDLKSFINSYCREASHIILKDKNTQVRDEAVNHTALDDHTFIVDYTNNGYYTNDSRYMGKAFITVNDWFNNITLQPNMIFRKEDLKWLISNVEWENIFDITLNALIYLDEIKIDSHVVFNFNHQNKPSAQCLKSFKGQNIDSESKFYINKLAILSSIKPVFDTKEINLPYNVRTIDKIMLKTKFKLPKSAYQNLNKKAIQKQMQSINIYEKDKSQLKPYIVFLGFDFGYRGNSKYLFEYITEHHSRYTVYFVTKDKKGAHFISPDHASINDVIEKASVVILESYLPDHIKPNGTIIQLWHGTPLKRLFLDSKEPKQNNDIYNYRARKYNKLIKQDYFITDVASINYVFESAFPMHETKIVSCGYPRNQYLLEYQTNTNEVDHIKQLLNLDKDKETILYTPTWRDNKENDFLLVFPEEIKSKYNIIYKYHEEDQSNKHKNDIDINQFETQQLILVSDIVISDYSSIIFDALTIDKKVYLYTPDFKDYDYHRGLYKHVYELINENQYFEKALLFKAIMDNQYNMINDKYINKNNDSYEAITQLIEDAMI; encoded by the coding sequence ATGATTAAAGTTATAGATTTTCATGAGCAATTGGATTTAAAAAGCTTTATAAATTCATATTGTCGTGAAGCGAGTCATATTATTTTAAAAGATAAAAATACTCAAGTTAGAGATGAAGCAGTAAATCATACAGCATTGGATGACCATACTTTTATAGTTGACTATACGAACAATGGTTATTATACAAATGATAGTAGATATATGGGGAAGGCATTTATAACAGTTAATGACTGGTTTAATAATATAACGCTTCAACCAAATATGATCTTTCGGAAAGAAGATTTAAAGTGGCTAATTTCAAACGTTGAATGGGAAAACATTTTCGATATTACATTAAATGCTTTGATTTATTTAGATGAAATTAAAATAGATTCACATGTTGTATTTAATTTTAATCATCAAAATAAACCTAGTGCACAGTGTTTGAAGTCTTTCAAAGGACAAAACATTGATTCAGAGTCGAAATTTTATATTAATAAATTGGCAATATTAAGCTCTATAAAACCTGTGTTTGATACGAAAGAAATAAATTTACCGTATAATGTAAGAACGATAGACAAGATTATGTTGAAAACAAAATTCAAATTACCAAAAAGTGCTTATCAAAATTTAAATAAGAAAGCTATCCAAAAACAAATGCAATCTATCAATATTTATGAAAAAGATAAATCACAATTAAAGCCTTATATTGTATTTTTAGGTTTTGATTTTGGATATAGAGGTAATTCGAAATATTTGTTTGAATATATAACTGAACATCATTCTAGATACACAGTGTACTTCGTTACTAAGGATAAAAAAGGTGCTCATTTTATTTCACCAGATCATGCTTCTATAAATGACGTGATAGAAAAAGCTAGCGTCGTGATACTAGAAAGTTATTTACCAGATCATATTAAACCTAATGGTACGATTATACAATTATGGCATGGTACACCATTGAAACGATTATTCTTAGATAGTAAAGAACCGAAACAGAATAATGATATTTATAATTATAGAGCACGTAAATACAATAAGTTGATTAAGCAAGATTATTTTATTACAGATGTGGCATCAATCAATTATGTGTTTGAATCAGCTTTTCCAATGCATGAAACTAAGATAGTGTCATGTGGATATCCTAGAAATCAATATTTATTAGAATATCAAACTAATACGAATGAAGTAGATCATATAAAACAACTGTTAAACTTAGATAAGGATAAAGAAACGATTTTATATACACCTACATGGAGAGACAATAAAGAAAATGATTTTTTACTAGTATTTCCTGAAGAAATAAAGTCTAAATATAATATCATCTACAAATATCATGAAGAAGATCAATCGAATAAACATAAAAATGATATCGATATTAACCAATTTGAAACTCAGCAGCTTATATTAGTATCTGACATTGTCATTAGTGATTATTCTTCTATTATTTTTGATGCATTAACGATTGATAAAAAGGTATACTTATATACACCTGACTTTAAAGATTATGATTATCATCGCGGTCTATATAAACATGTATATGAATTAATTAACGAGAATCAATACTTTGAAAAAGCGCTTTTATTCAAAGCTATAATGGATAATCAATATAATATGATTAATGATAAATATATCAACAAAAATAATGATTCATACGAAGCTATCACTCAACTGATAGAAGATGCTATGATCTGA
- a CDS encoding glycosyltransferase family 2 protein — translation MLFKSKKLFSIIITSYNNEDKIERAIDSILNQSLDSRNYEIIVVDDSSTDNTQNLVNKYDSKNIKLIVLDQNSGGPSKPRNTGIKEAAGKYVYFLDADDYLAPGILDRIANDDELLKSDMIIGRTIRRNDNSLTVHARFMSNENRYNYNINEVPYIYNHFGPPSKFMKLTIIQKNNIIFPEDLHFGEDKLFFTKLSQFITKVSTITDDSSFIDRTTSNQSLTKSINFYKKRESDLQIIDYLLDQEVNEKNIKLLNRFLEFDLLKSCNSFVFLNSEKTEQINYFNQISDVFNNQLIKDKVINHISSEYKDAIQYIQNNDFETFISFFTWLKKGSKIIDNQQNEIKLTDMKYKYSIPFQQTNLLNLVESKNEIKIQVSIYGVEKESILNLSIMSRNDYKEDIVIDDFEITDNIMTISIPKDKINEKKAAIYNCIIVYEGFKHLNIKYGYDKKTNLKDKNGVFYPTINGNLSLKLTNK, via the coding sequence ATGTTATTTAAAAGCAAAAAGCTTTTTTCAATTATTATTACTTCTTACAATAATGAAGATAAAATTGAACGCGCTATTGATTCTATCTTAAATCAATCGTTAGATTCAAGAAATTATGAAATTATTGTTGTTGATGATAGTTCCACAGACAACACACAAAATTTAGTTAATAAATACGATTCAAAAAACATTAAACTCATAGTATTAGACCAAAATTCTGGCGGCCCTTCTAAACCAAGAAACACTGGTATAAAAGAAGCTGCTGGTAAATACGTATATTTTTTAGATGCTGATGACTATTTAGCACCCGGTATATTAGATAGGATTGCTAATGATGATGAGCTTCTTAAATCAGATATGATTATAGGCAGAACAATACGTAGAAATGATAATTCATTAACTGTTCACGCAAGATTTATGAGTAATGAGAATCGTTATAATTATAACATTAACGAGGTTCCCTATATTTATAATCACTTTGGTCCGCCATCTAAATTTATGAAACTTACGATTATTCAAAAAAATAATATAATATTTCCAGAAGATTTGCATTTCGGCGAAGATAAATTGTTTTTTACAAAGCTCAGTCAATTTATAACTAAAGTTTCTACAATCACTGATGATAGCTCATTTATAGATAGAACAACTTCTAATCAATCCTTAACAAAATCAATTAATTTCTATAAAAAAAGAGAATCTGATTTACAAATTATTGATTACTTATTAGATCAAGAAGTAAATGAAAAAAACATAAAACTATTAAATAGATTTTTAGAATTTGATTTACTTAAAAGTTGTAATAGTTTTGTGTTTTTGAATAGTGAAAAAACAGAGCAAATAAATTATTTCAATCAAATTAGCGATGTCTTCAATAATCAACTCATCAAAGATAAAGTAATTAATCATATTAGTAGTGAATACAAAGATGCTATTCAATATATTCAAAATAATGATTTTGAAACATTTATATCTTTCTTCACTTGGTTAAAAAAAGGATCTAAAATAATTGATAATCAACAAAACGAAATAAAATTAACTGATATGAAATACAAATATTCTATACCTTTTCAACAAACAAATTTACTGAATCTTGTAGAATCCAAGAACGAAATAAAGATTCAAGTTAGTATTTATGGCGTTGAAAAAGAATCCATTCTCAATTTATCTATCATGTCTAGAAACGATTATAAAGAAGATATTGTCATTGATGATTTTGAAATCACTGATAATATTATGACTATTTCTATACCGAAAGATAAAATTAATGAGAAAAAAGCAGCCATTTATAATTGTATTATTGTTTATGAAGGCTTTAAACATTTAAATATTAAGTATGGTTATGATAAAAAGACCAACTTAAAAGATAAAAACGGTGTGTTTTATCCTACTATTAATGGTAATTTATCTTTAAAATTAACCAATAAATAA